A single genomic interval of Helianthus annuus cultivar XRQ/B chromosome 13, HanXRQr2.0-SUNRISE, whole genome shotgun sequence harbors:
- the LOC110898935 gene encoding AP-5 complex subunit zeta-1: protein MAEDWEIHLRTLSSSARDSNFSTDPASDSSLLHSVRKLIELCKSENSENLIARVYPQLNRIFQRSVSSISQSRSSAGLLLLAILQFFVDYGEFVLHDADPSLRTFFRSCLSREFADPVVAEATLDFLNLNKRKILLTFPTLLPQFYPLMLKLIAWNGEKLEKPFLRVFPGLMSPGSFLPLFISLVDLPVLTGALEKVEKNSGPLIGSSIATIQKSAAPEMLLALMDEAYTGSTIADGGADSESEDSNSITSDPLFLELLKDENDGLAQRHWTSPAMEATLQAAISAPSDRLKQALKMSPRLLNVYFSIALHDVNQALKCALIPMLLDRYSKLFPDKIFSYEVRKRLLNFTLAAFHQSPEFVAILKKPIVDRLGEAYDSPEKTELALQLCWAIGEHGGGGASHKDAARELFESLELLLYENLSSSRLGVGDSVLGSSSTTVRRSSQSRLLCFVVTAIAKIATHHRELLPRARVSLGKVAHSRISDARVWKRARDYLGLMNEPAICLSVLGPSGPSSGSVQKPGTINWSEGKTKIIANIPFYILGGQEGPPHHDFSLMDILPASKQISG, encoded by the exons ATGGCGGAAGATTGGGAAATTCACCTACGAACACTCTCTTCAAGCGCCAGAGACTCCAATTTCTCCACCGATCCTGCTTCAGATTCCTCTCTTCTTCACTCC GTTAGGAAGCTAATCGAGCTGTGTAAAAGTGAGAATTCGGAGAATTTGATAGCTAGGGTTTATCCGCAACTCAATAGGATATTTCAGCGTTCTGTTTCGTCTATTTCGCAGTCTAGATCGTCGGCTGGACTCCTTTTGCTG GCCATTCTTCAGTTTTTTGTTGATTATGGAGAGTTTGTTTTGCATGATGCTGATCCTAGTTTACGGACTTTCTTTCGTTCGTGTTTGAGCCG TGAGTTTGCAGACCCTGTTGTTGCAGAAGCAACTCTAGATTTTTTGAACCTGAACAAGAGGAAAATCTTACTCACATTTCCTACTTTACTCCCTCAG TTTTATCCGTTGATGCTTAAGTTGATTGCATGGAATGGAGAGAA ATTAGAAAAACCATTCCTAAGAGTGTTTCCTGGCTTGATGTCTCCCGGTTCATTTCTTCCTCTATTTATATCACTTGTTGACTTACCAG TGTTGACTGGGGCACTGGAAAAGGTGGAAAAGAATTCTGGACCACTAATTGGTAGCAGCATAGCTACAATCCAGAAGAGTGCAGCTCCAGAG ATGCTGTTAGCCCTCATGGATGAAGCGTATACTGGTTCAACGATAGCAGATGGAGGTGCAGATTCCGAATCTGAAGACAGCAATTCAATCACGTCAGATCCATTGTTTCTCGAACTTCTTAAAGATGAAAACGATGGCCTTGCG CAACGCCATTGGACTTCTCCCGCAATGGAAGCGACATTGCAGGCAGCAATTTCTGCGCCATCTGATAGACTAAAACAAGCACTCAAAATGTCACCTCGGCTTCTTAATGTGTATTTTTCAATAGCATTGCATGATGTCAATCAGG CTTTGAAATGTGCTTTAATCCCCATGCTTCTCGACAGATATTCTAAGCTATTTCCTGACAAAATTTTCTCCTATGAA GTACGGAAGAGGCTTCTAAATTTCACATTGGCTGCATTTCATCAATCTCCAGAGTTTGTTGCAATTCTGAAG AAGCCCATAGTAGACAGACTCGGAGAAGCTTACGACAGTCCCGAAAAG ACTGAGTTGGCGTTACAATTATGTTGGGCCATTGGGGAGCATGGAGGGGGCGGCGCATCTCACAAAGATGCGGCTCGTGAACTTTTCGAGAGTCTAGAACTTCTTCTCTATGAAAATCTTTCCTCAAG CCGTCTAGGTGTAGGAGATTCTGTTCTTGGCTCGAGTAGCACAACTGTTAGAAGATCATCACAGTCTAGGCTACTCTGTTTCGTTGTGACAGCAATAGCCAAAATCGCAACGCACCATCGCGAATTACTACCCCGTGCACGCGTGTCACTGGGCAAG GTGGCTCATTCACGAATCTCTGATGCAAGAGTCTGGAAGCGTGCTCGTGACTATTTGGGACTAATGAACGAGCCTGCAATCTGTTTGTCTGTACTCGGCCCCTCAGGACCGTCAAGTGGGTCCGTACAAAAGCCAGGGACCATCAATTGGAGTGAGGGTAAAACAAAGATAATCGCCAACATCCCATTTTATATTCTCGGTGGACAAGAAG GCCCCCCTCATCATGATTTCTCTTTGATGGACATTCTTCCTGCAAGTAAGCAGATAAGTGGATAG